A genomic segment from Paramixta manurensis encodes:
- a CDS encoding SgrR family transcriptional regulator, which yields MRQLNRLNQFTRLWQHSHGASQQTSVAEMAAHCFCSERHIRTLLKQWQEVGWLTWHASSGRGKRGTLRFLQTPDHLRSELLRQQLDNGQPQHALQLAQLAPEQLSHLLQPFMGGQWLNDMPTLRIPYYRPLDPLRPLRISGRAEQHLVRQIFAGLTRFDHDRVVADLAHHWVCNPQQTEWFFFLRPQLHWHNGEPLSALQLQQRLQHILDSPEGAKLLASVKTIELAHALCLRFTLHYPDQWLAHRLATGECLLPHPVDEEIGCGPYRLTSFSADLVRIESHGWYHRPHPLMQAIEYWITPQLFDSELGTSCRHPVQIAIGEPNELALLRPVSNSISLGFCYLAAHQRPGFNQAQARRIMMLIQQSGIIGQLPIDEGLITPTNEMLPDWPLPVWQAEASADLPAKLTLHYHLPVELHAMAQKLKELLAQHQCHLDVHFHAAKDWSDYHPLESADLIMGDRLIGEAPEFTLESWLRLDPIWPTLLSEPRYAALLQRLRVIQADAHETTRIQGLKNTFGQLMHDATILPLFNYRYQVSAPPGVEGIHLNALGWFDFTRAWIPPPVAIH from the coding sequence ATGCGACAACTTAACCGCCTTAATCAATTCACGCGCCTTTGGCAACACAGTCACGGCGCATCCCAGCAAACCAGCGTCGCGGAAATGGCGGCGCACTGTTTTTGCAGTGAACGCCATATCCGAACCCTACTGAAACAGTGGCAAGAGGTTGGTTGGTTAACCTGGCACGCCAGCTCCGGGCGCGGTAAACGCGGCACGCTACGCTTTCTGCAAACGCCAGACCACCTTCGTAGCGAATTACTACGTCAGCAACTGGATAATGGTCAGCCGCAGCATGCATTGCAGTTGGCTCAACTGGCGCCTGAACAACTAAGCCACTTGTTGCAACCTTTTATGGGCGGGCAGTGGCTTAACGATATGCCAACCTTGCGTATTCCGTATTACCGCCCGCTTGATCCGCTACGACCACTGCGCATCAGTGGCCGGGCCGAGCAGCATCTGGTGCGGCAAATTTTCGCCGGGTTAACCCGTTTTGATCACGACCGGGTGGTGGCGGATCTGGCGCATCATTGGGTATGTAATCCACAGCAAACCGAGTGGTTCTTTTTTTTACGCCCGCAGCTACACTGGCATAATGGCGAGCCCCTCAGCGCGCTTCAGCTACAGCAACGGCTCCAACACATCCTTGATAGCCCGGAGGGCGCAAAACTGCTCGCCAGCGTTAAAACCATTGAACTGGCGCATGCACTATGTCTACGCTTCACCCTCCATTATCCGGATCAGTGGCTAGCCCATCGTCTGGCAACCGGCGAATGTCTGCTGCCACATCCTGTCGATGAAGAGATTGGCTGCGGGCCTTATCGCCTGACCAGTTTTAGCGCCGATCTGGTGCGGATTGAGAGTCATGGTTGGTACCATCGCCCACATCCACTTATGCAGGCGATTGAATACTGGATTACACCGCAGTTGTTTGACAGTGAACTGGGCACCAGTTGCCGCCACCCGGTACAGATCGCGATTGGTGAACCGAATGAGTTGGCTTTACTGCGGCCGGTAAGCAACAGCATTAGCCTCGGCTTTTGCTATTTGGCGGCTCACCAGCGTCCGGGTTTTAACCAGGCGCAGGCCCGCAGAATCATGATGCTGATCCAGCAATCGGGCATTATCGGGCAGTTGCCGATTGATGAAGGGTTGATCACGCCAACCAATGAAATGTTACCCGACTGGCCGCTACCGGTGTGGCAAGCAGAAGCAAGCGCCGACCTACCGGCGAAGCTGACGCTTCATTACCATTTGCCAGTCGAGTTGCACGCGATGGCGCAAAAGTTGAAAGAGCTACTGGCGCAGCACCAGTGTCATCTCGATGTACATTTTCATGCGGCGAAAGATTGGTCCGATTATCACCCGCTGGAGAGCGCCGATTTGATCATGGGCGATAGACTGATTGGCGAGGCGCCGGAATTTACGCTTGAGAGTTGGTTGCGGCTTGATCCTATCTGGCCGACGCTATTATCCGAACCGCGCTACGCGGCTCTCCTGCAACGCTTACGGGTGATACAGGCTGATGCGCACGAAACCACGCGCATTCAGGGGTTAAAAAATACCTTTGGACAATTGATGCATGATGCCACCATCCTGCCGCTGTTTAATTACCGCTACCAGGTTAGCGCACCGCCGGGTGTAGAAGGGATTCACCTTAACGCGTTAGGCTGGTTCGATTTCACTCGCGCATGGATCCCACCGCCGGTTGCCATTCATTGA
- the cof gene encoding HMP-PP phosphatase, producing the protein MRLAAFDMDGTLLMPNHQLGEKTLATLMALQDREVVLAFATGRHLLEMNILRAQTTLNAFLITGNGTRIHDTEGNRLFACDLDPSVAEEVVHSHWQTTASMHVFNDDGWFTAKNVPEVLQAHQISGFRYHLMDPRHIPAHQVTKICFLGEHDELCRLQGTLLDALGGRAHLCFSAWDCLEILPVSCNKGAALAFLSAHLGLTLADCMAFGDAMNDREMLESVGQGFIMANAMNQLKSVLPHLPVIGHCETQGVSHYLNHWLTTPHLAYSPEY; encoded by the coding sequence GTGCGTTTAGCGGCTTTTGACATGGATGGCACATTATTGATGCCAAACCATCAGTTAGGTGAAAAAACGTTGGCGACGCTGATGGCATTGCAGGACAGAGAGGTGGTGCTGGCATTCGCCACAGGTCGACATTTACTGGAGATGAATATCCTGCGCGCGCAAACGACGCTTAATGCGTTTTTGATCACCGGTAATGGCACGCGCATTCATGATACAGAAGGGAACCGTCTGTTTGCCTGCGATCTAGACCCATCCGTCGCGGAGGAAGTGGTGCATTCGCACTGGCAAACCACCGCCAGCATGCATGTGTTTAATGATGATGGCTGGTTTACCGCCAAAAATGTGCCGGAAGTATTACAGGCGCATCAGATCAGTGGGTTTCGCTATCACCTGATGGATCCGCGCCATATTCCCGCACATCAGGTCACCAAGATCTGCTTTTTGGGCGAGCATGACGAACTTTGTCGGTTACAAGGCACGTTACTGGATGCTTTAGGTGGCCGGGCACACTTATGTTTCTCAGCGTGGGATTGTTTAGAAATCCTGCCGGTTAGTTGCAATAAAGGGGCCGCGCTGGCTTTCTTGAGCGCACATTTAGGATTGACGCTGGCCGATTGCATGGCATTTGGCGATGCGATGAACGACCGTGAAATGCTGGAAAGCGTCGGGCAGGGCTTCATTATGGCCAATGCGATGAACCAGTTGAAAAGCGTATTGCCACATTTACCGGTTATTGGACATTGCGAGACACAAGGTGTGTCTCACTATTTAAATCACTGGCTTACCACACCGCACCTCGCCTATTCCCCCGAATATTGA